The following proteins come from a genomic window of Achromobacter deleyi:
- a CDS encoding sulfite exporter TauE/SafE family protein — MLYVTLALFGALSGVTTVLFGFGGGFVVVPVLYGVLTATHGAQDAIGQAAMHIAVATSTCVMIVNSVAATRKHQRAGNIVRAYVWPLAAFIGAGALLGAWAATRASGDVVRYAFIAYLAVTILDCLLRQGFMAQHEARAARPLGQGVTVGGGVVIGVIATFLGVGGSVMTVPLLRRRGLPMAKAAAMANPLTLPVAIVGTLAYMAAARALPAPLAPWIIGYVDLLAFAALALGSLAGIRLAAPLIPRIPDRLHARVYVALLALVLLSMALA; from the coding sequence ATGCTGTACGTGACATTGGCGCTGTTCGGCGCGTTGAGCGGCGTGACCACGGTGCTGTTCGGTTTTGGCGGCGGCTTCGTGGTGGTGCCGGTGCTGTACGGCGTGCTGACCGCCACCCACGGCGCGCAGGACGCCATCGGCCAGGCGGCGATGCACATCGCGGTGGCGACCTCGACCTGCGTGATGATCGTCAACTCGGTGGCCGCGACCCGCAAGCACCAGCGCGCCGGCAACATCGTGAGGGCCTACGTCTGGCCGCTGGCCGCCTTCATCGGCGCGGGCGCGCTGCTGGGCGCCTGGGCCGCCACCCGCGCCAGCGGCGACGTGGTGCGCTATGCCTTCATCGCCTACCTGGCCGTGACCATTCTCGACTGCCTGCTGCGCCAGGGCTTCATGGCGCAGCACGAAGCGCGCGCGGCGCGGCCGCTGGGCCAGGGCGTGACGGTCGGCGGCGGCGTGGTGATCGGCGTCATCGCCACGTTTCTCGGCGTGGGCGGCAGCGTGATGACGGTGCCGCTGCTGCGCCGCCGCGGCCTGCCGATGGCCAAGGCCGCGGCCATGGCCAATCCGCTGACGCTGCCGGTGGCGATTGTCGGCACGCTGGCCTACATGGCGGCGGCGCGCGCGCTGCCTGCCCCGCTGGCGCCGTGGATCATCGGCTATGTCGATCTGCTGGCCTTCGCGGCGCTGGCGTTGGGCTCGCTGGCGGGGATCCGGCTGGCGGCGCCGCTGATCCCGCGCATTCCCGACCGGCTGCACGCGCGGGTCTATGTCGCGTTGCTGGCGCTGGTGCTGCTGAGCATGGCGCTGGCCTAG